A stretch of DNA from Paenibacillus albus:
GACTACGCTGGTATCGTCACGATGATCGTCGGCGTGGTCAGCTTGCTGCTTGCACTCTCGTTCGGGGGCAAAGACTATGCTTGGACATCCTGGCAAATTATCGGCTTGTTCGTCTTGGCGATCGTTTCGTTGTTCGCGTTCATCCGCATTGAGAGCCGAACAAAGGAACCGATTCTGCCTGTCCACTTGTTCAGGAATCGAATCTTCTCGACCGTTAACGGCGTCGGCTTCTTCCTTAGCCTCGGCATGTTCGGCGCGGTCGTATTCGTCCCGCTCTTCATGCAAGGTATTGTCGGTACGAGCGCTACCGCATCAGGCACCGTTATGATGCCAATGATGATCGCACTTATCCTTGCAAGCATCCTCGGTGGACAAATCGTCTATAAGATTGGCCCTCGCCGCCAAATGGTCATCGGCATGCTAATTGCAGCCGTCAGCTTCTATCTGCTTTCGACGATGAATGAAGACACGACCAAGCTTATTGCTTCCTCCTACATGGTTATTATGGGCTTTGGTATCGGCCTTGTGATGCCGCTGCTCACGTTGGTGCTGCAAGAGAGCTTCAAGCGCGAGGAGCTCGGCGTCGTCACTTCATCCAGCCAATTCTTCCGCTCCATCGGCGGCACGTTCGGCATCACCATTCTTGGCGCCATTATGAACCATGTGTCAGGCAGCGAGCTGGATACGAAGCTGACGCCAATCATTGAGAAAATGCCGGATCAATTGGCTGATTTCAAAAAGTCGATTATTGATATGATCCACACCGACCCGCACGGCCTGTACAACACGCTGCTCAATCCCGAAGCGCTGAAGAAGCTGCCGAAGGAAGCGGTCGAGACGATGGTTCCCATCTTGAAGTCGACCCTCGTTGACTCGTTACACAGCGTCTTCCTCTACGGTCTTCTGTTCATTATAGTCGGCGCTTTGCTTGCGATTCTGATCGGCAAAGTGAAGCTGTCGCAGCGTTCCAAAGAAGAGAAGAAGGAAGCCGCCATACAGTCGGTTGAGTCGCATTGATTGCATTTCATGATAAAGGCTTCGCCGCTATTGTAGCGGCGAAGCCTTTTTTGCTGTTTTTGAATGAAGCGCCACGGTAATTAGCCGATGGTTTGCAGTTCTTCTGCGCGCTCAGACACGATTTCTTCTGCTTTGTCTTGTACGGACTCAGCAGCTTCCTGCACGAGCTCGCCTGTTTCTTCCATAGCTTCGACTACACCGAGGTCGTCGCTGCCGGAACGCCAATTGCGTACGTTGTCGATCACTTGGCTTGCTGTATCTTTAGCTTTCGAAGCTGCCGTCGTTACGCCGCTGCCTACTTGCTTCGCAATCTTCGTTGTGCTCTCGCCTACTTGGGAAGCGATGCGTACTGTATGCTCAGATACCACCTGCGTGCCGTCAGCGATGTCCTTACGCAGCTCGCGTCCAGCCTTTGGTGCAAACAGCAATGCTGTTACAGAACCGATTACTCCGCCTGCAATCGCGCCATATACGAAACCTTTAGTTCCACTTTTTTTCGCCATTTTGAATACGCTCCTTTGTATTAGATAGTAGTATCCTGCCCTAGGTCATGACCTGAACATGCAGCGGCGCGGTTATCTTTTCGCTTCGTTTGCCAAAAATGCCACACCGCATAACCAACCTCTGCCCAGTCCATTGCCTCCGTAACTTGGTGCCTCAGCTTATCGCCGGATTTCGCTGCATGCCGCTCAACCGTATCGTTCAGCTCAGTAGTTAGCCGGCTCACCGTCAAGGACAGCTGGCTGGCTGAATCTCCAATGCGGCGCGTCGCATCTGATAGCCGGGACACGCCTTCCAGCTGCTTCTGCACATTACGCATCGTCGCTGTCATCGGATCAAGCAGCTCGCATACTTGCTCTTTGGCAACTGCCGTATGATGTTCCATCGCCTCAGCCGCCGTGAGCAGCTTCGCCAGCTTACGGTCCGCCGAGCGCAGCCAAAGTAAAATACCTACAACAAGCGCAACGAACGCCGCTACCGCAATTGCCTCAAGCCATGTTTCCATCATGGCACCTCCTTCTCGTAAGCCCCAGGGCAAATGCCCATTTTCTTACTGACATAATACCCACTATAGGCTTGACTTGACACTCCAATTGCGAAAAAAATTGGGCTAGCGCCCTGATGGCACTAGCCCAAACGTAATAGATGCGCGTTATTTTACCGTCCTTGGAGGTACGCCAAGGACGCTCCTTCTCCCCCCACAAGGGGGCTGGCATTTATGCACTACAGTCTTTTTTAGCTTTGGTGAAACCAAAAGCGAAGCGGTCGAATGATTCTGTAGAAGCGTCAGCGTTCGCCTTTGTAGTCGGATTCCAACCATGTTCCAATTGTTCAAAGGGAATCCGAATACAACAGCGATCGAAAGAACATTCGACTGCGCAGCGGTAATGGTTTTCAAGGTTTCAGGTTTCAGGTTTCAGGTTTCAGGTTTCAGGTTTCAGGTTTCAGGTTTCAAGTTTTCAGTCAGCAACAAAAAAGGCCGTCCTAAAGGACAGCCCCCACTTTTCCTATTCGATAGCTGCACTTGCCGCCACCTTTTGCCAAGCACTCCGTCCGTTCAACGTCTGTGCCGAGCAGCTGTTGGAACAAGGTCAGCTCGCAGCCGCAAGCTTGCTGATAACGGTTCGCCACCTGGGCAATCGGACAGTTATACTCATGCAGCACAATGCCGCCTTCATCCGTCTCCACCTGCACCATGTAGCCGCCGTCGTTCTGGATCACCGCAAGCTCCGTTACTTTCTGCTCCAGTGTCTTGCCTTCCATCCGGTGCGCGTACCGGTCAATGAGCTTCCTTTTACGGCCTTCAAACAATCGGTCAACGATTAGTGCCGTCTCCGGATCGTCCTCCAGCTCCTCCAGAAAATCAAGCGCAAGTACGTGGTAGTTCTTCGGGAACAAGAGCTCGGCCTGCTCAGTCAGACTGAACATATGCGTCGGTCTGCCCATTGCCTGACGGACAACGGTGGGCGTTATGAGTCCGTCACGTTCGAGCGTACTCAAGTGGCGCCGTACGGCCATTTCCGTAATTTGCAGCTGCTTGGCCAGCTCGCCTGCATTCATTTGCCCGTTCGTCTTCAGCAAGAAAAGCACAGTCTGCCGCGTCGAGCCTTCCTGCCGGAATGCCTGCTTCTTCTGCGAGAACGGCGTCCCATCCTGTTCCATTCCAATCACCACCTTAATCGTTCCAGCCCCTACTAGCAAATGTAACTCATTTTCACCTTTTCGTAAATCGACGAAAGCTTAGGTTCTGACTATTCCCCAAGCTCCTGCACCAAATACGATTCCACCGCCGCTTTAAAAGCCGTCAGTGTATGAGGCAGCACAGCCGCAAGAGGATGATGCTCGCCTCTTGTCCACTCAAAATAATCCTGCACGAGCGGCTTACGCAAGCGGACCAGTTCAAGCAAGTTCTCCTGCAGCTCTGCCGGGAATACGCCTTCGCCAGCAATGATCGTAATAATATCCTCGTAGCTGCTCGCATCCCGCATAATGAAGCCATCAATCAGGTAGCTGCCGATATCGGTGACGGTTTCGACTGCCAGATGGAGCGCGCGCTCCTGAGCAAGTCCTTGAAGCAGGCTGCCGTCCCAGCTTTGTTGCAGCAATTGCAGCGCTGCAACAACTTCGGGAATGACCTGCAAACGCACATTCAATTGTTCACGATTCACATAATACATACTGCCAAATCTCCTGTTCTGCTTATGACCGTTTCGTTTTGTTTTTACGTGCTTTGCGCTTGAGCCACACGGCCATCACGATCGCACTAATAATAATGACTATGAGATAAGTCATCATTTCAAATACGTCACCCATTGTATAAGCCGTCCTTTACTACGATTCGAAGTCTACGCTTGCAGAAGCTTCGCGAACTTCAGTCATATGCGCGATAACCTCTTTATGTACAGGGTGTACCTGGTAAGCAGCGAGCGTTTCCATCGATTCAAATTTTGTAATGAGTGCAATGTGGTAAGAACGCTCGGAATGCAGCACGTCAGTCCCTACTTCGATCGAGAGCAGCTCATCAATCTTGCCTTCCATATTCTTCAGCACTTGAACCGTGCGTTCAACGCTCTCCGGGCTGCCATCCTTCAACTTAAACAATACGATATGCGTAATCATAATACGAATCGCTCCCTTGTCAATGTAGTGAATTGAGAAACATCCTTTTGTCACATAATAACTCAAGGTGCCGTCATTCGGCAATCTTCCAGCAAAGGTGTGTGCAGCGTATGCGATATCCGGTTACGATTGTAGCCACGCTGATCGGCTTCCTGTTATGCCTCTATAACTCCACAGGGTACGATCCGCATAACTTCGTCTTCTTCATGTTCAGCGTGCCTGCCTGGTTCGCGGACATGATTATGGACATTCATAATGTGAATGTCTACTTCATGTACGTTCTGACGGTTGCCAGTTACGCTCTTCTTGGTTATATCTGCGACTGGGCAATTGCTCGAACAAGCGGGAAACGCCGTTCATACGACTAACTGTGAGTCTGCAAAAAAAAGGAGCCCCTAACGCGGCTCCTTTTTACTCTTATTCAACAATCAGGACAGCTTTCATATCAGCGTGACCTGTTCCGCACATAACGGCACAGTGCATCTCATACTTGCCTGGTTTATCGAATGTAACGTCTTGCTCCATCTTGTCGCCTTGAAGATCAATACCGAGATCCGGAATTGCCAGTCCGTGAACGCCGCTCTTGTTAACGAGCTTCAGCTTCACTTTATCGCCGGCCTTAACTTTGTATTCTTTTTGGTCAAAGACGAAATCTGAAGATGCTTCTACCTTCATTAGTGTAACGCCTGGCGGCAAAGATGCTGCCTCGTCTACCGGCTTGCCCGGAAGCTGTGTCGTCAGCAAAACAACGCCCAAAATCGAAGCTGCTGCGAAAACGATAAACATAATCCACTTATGCATTGCTTCTTGCTCCCCTTTTCATCGAATGTCTACTCCTTATATTACATAAGATCGTCCGTTCTTCTCAACCTTAAACTGTGTCAATAAATAAACTTTTTTCACCTTTTTGACAAAACGATGAACGTACTACTTCGTTAAATATGTCCGAAGCAGCCGCTCAGCCTCCGCTTTCACAAACGTCCACGGCATAGAGAAGTGATGCTGATAGCCCATGCAGCTGTATGACGCCGTCAGCCCCTCCGTCGTGCGCTTCTCCTGATACAGGTGGATGCTGCACGCCCGAAATTGCCTGCGTATCGCAGCCAGCTCCAGCAGCACACGGTCCTGAAGCCCGCGCATCATCGATTCATACAAGCGCGGCAGCTTCGTCGCCGTTGCTCCGACGATGCGAATGTCATGATCGAGAATTTGACTTACGACGCCAAGCAGCACGTATCGCTTCACAAGCTCCAGTTCCTTGCCGATTTGAACGGGCGGCGATGCTTGATTCATCTCCACAGCCAATGTAACCCCTCCAAGCCTCTAAACAATAAGAACATTTGTTCTCATTATAGCAGTACCCGCTTCGGGATGCAAGCAGCTGCCAAGCCAAGGCCACATAGGAAAGAACAAGAAAAACGGCCATCCTGAAAAGGATGGCCTCAAATGAAGGGAGCTATACGTTTATTTACTCTTATCTTTTAATACTTCAATTATTTGGCGAAGACGATCCGGCAATGGAATGCCGATTCGACCCAAATTCTCCGTAACGGAGATAAGCTCGTTCGCTAAATAAAAATAAATAGCTCCGCCCATGACGATGTTGTTAAGCTCAAGCATAATGTCTATCCTATGGGCAAGCAAAATAACGAGCAGCATAATGCCTTTCTTTGCGAGCCCCCAAGACCCAACCCCACTGTTTAATCCCTTCTCCTTGACCGCGGCTGTCACGCCGGTAGCGTAATCTACGCCCATTGCCACGATGAGTAATGTCAATGATTCCGGCCACATACCAAAGGAGAACGTGAGCAGCGACCCGAGCACAGCAGTGATACTGCAAACGATGGTGTGTGGCACTTTCGTTACCCCTCCCTCCTTGATGCAAATTGCATTACATCATATGCGGGAGAAATGCGGGTTGTCCCAACAGGTGCACAAGGCTACGCAAGATAGGCTTACTTGGCGATAAACCGGAAGACCGAGCTGAAGTAATCACCACGCGGCAATGGCTTAACGACGCCAGCATGCATCAGCTCGTCGCCTCCAACCACTTCATCAGTGCCGATCCACTCGTAGCGCAGTTCATTGCTAAGCCCCTTCAGTTTCAAACGGCTAAGCGGAGGATTAGGCTCGCTAAGCACGCTAACGTGTACGACGAGCGCCTCACGCTGATCCTTGGAGACGAACATCCATGCCGTCTCATTGCCTTCAAACGGGCTGAGCAGCCGGTAGAATGTGCCGTACTGTACAAGCTCGCGGACTTCCTTCACAAGCGCGACCTGACGCTTCACTTCTTCCTTCTCGGCTTCGCTGAATACTGTCAAGTCCAGCTCATAGCCGAAGTTGCCGGACATCGCGACGTCGCCGCGCGTCTTAAGCGGTGTATTGCGTCCTACCTGGTGATTCGGCACGGCCGATACATGCGCGCCCATCGTGCTGATCGGATAGACGATGCTCGTTCCGTACTGAATGCGCAGACGACTTATCGCATCCGAGTTGTCGCTTGTCCACGTCTGCGGCATGTAGTAGAGCATGCCAGGGTCGAATCGGCCTCCGCCGCCTGAGCAGCTCTCAAACAACACATGCGGGAACGCAGATGTAATCTGCTCTAGCACATGGTACAGGCCGAGCATGTAGCGGTGCGCCGTTTCGCGCTGGCGCTCTGGAGGCAGCAGCGCCGAGCCGATCTCAGACATGTTCCGATTCATGTCCCACTTCACATACGTAATCGGCGCGCTGCGCAGCACCGAGCTCACCGCTTCGATGATATAGTCCTGCACATCTGCGCGGGAAAGATCTAGGATCAGCTGCTGCCG
This window harbors:
- a CDS encoding MDR family MFS transporter — protein: MSQQSVASSREVEHSQAAFKHRGMLVTGLIIAMLFAALDNTIVGTAMPKIIGELGGLSLLTWVTTAYMLTSTTVVPIAGKLADMFGRKLIYVTGIIIFIIGSALCGISQSMEQLIIYRGIQGIGGGVMMPMAMIIIGDLFTGKQRAKWQGVFGGIFGLSSVIGPQIGGFIVDNWNWNWVFYINLPVGVLALVFIVRGLPKHRAVGKPQIDYAGIVTMIVGVVSLLLALSFGGKDYAWTSWQIIGLFVLAIVSLFAFIRIESRTKEPILPVHLFRNRIFSTVNGVGFFLSLGMFGAVVFVPLFMQGIVGTSATASGTVMMPMMIALILASILGGQIVYKIGPRRQMVIGMLIAAVSFYLLSTMNEDTTKLIASSYMVIMGFGIGLVMPLLTLVLQESFKREELGVVTSSSQFFRSIGGTFGITILGAIMNHVSGSELDTKLTPIIEKMPDQLADFKKSIIDMIHTDPHGLYNTLLNPEALKKLPKEAVETMVPILKSTLVDSLHSVFLYGLLFIIVGALLAILIGKVKLSQRSKEEKKEAAIQSVESH
- a CDS encoding YtxH domain-containing protein — translated: MAKKSGTKGFVYGAIAGGVIGSVTALLFAPKAGRELRKDIADGTQVVSEHTVRIASQVGESTTKIAKQVGSGVTTAASKAKDTASQVIDNVRNWRSGSDDLGVVEAMEETGELVQEAAESVQDKAEEIVSERAEELQTIG
- a CDS encoding DUF948 domain-containing protein gives rise to the protein MMETWLEAIAVAAFVALVVGILLWLRSADRKLAKLLTAAEAMEHHTAVAKEQVCELLDPMTATMRNVQKQLEGVSRLSDATRRIGDSASQLSLTVSRLTTELNDTVERHAAKSGDKLRHQVTEAMDWAEVGYAVWHFWQTKRKDNRAAACSGHDLGQDTTI
- a CDS encoding helix-turn-helix transcriptional regulator, with the protein product MEQDGTPFSQKKQAFRQEGSTRQTVLFLLKTNGQMNAGELAKQLQITEMAVRRHLSTLERDGLITPTVVRQAMGRPTHMFSLTEQAELLFPKNYHVLALDFLEELEDDPETALIVDRLFEGRKRKLIDRYAHRMEGKTLEQKVTELAVIQNDGGYMVQVETDEGGIVLHEYNCPIAQVANRYQQACGCELTLFQQLLGTDVERTECLAKGGGKCSYRIGKVGAVL
- a CDS encoding DUF86 domain-containing protein; this encodes MYYVNREQLNVRLQVIPEVVAALQLLQQSWDGSLLQGLAQERALHLAVETVTDIGSYLIDGFIMRDASSYEDIITIIAGEGVFPAELQENLLELVRLRKPLVQDYFEWTRGEHHPLAAVLPHTLTAFKAAVESYLVQELGE
- a CDS encoding Dabb family protein, coding for MITHIVLFKLKDGSPESVERTVQVLKNMEGKIDELLSIEVGTDVLHSERSYHIALITKFESMETLAAYQVHPVHKEVIAHMTEVREASASVDFES
- a CDS encoding cupredoxin domain-containing protein: MHKWIMFIVFAAASILGVVLLTTQLPGKPVDEAASLPPGVTLMKVEASSDFVFDQKEYKVKAGDKVKLKLVNKSGVHGLAIPDLGIDLQGDKMEQDVTFDKPGKYEMHCAVMCGTGHADMKAVLIVE
- a CDS encoding phage holin family protein, yielding MPHTIVCSITAVLGSLLTFSFGMWPESLTLLIVAMGVDYATGVTAAVKEKGLNSGVGSWGLAKKGIMLLVILLAHRIDIMLELNNIVMGGAIYFYLANELISVTENLGRIGIPLPDRLRQIIEVLKDKSK